The following proteins are co-located in the Imtechella halotolerans genome:
- a CDS encoding S8 family peptidase, which translates to MYLRKPLYAVASALALYGCGSTSIVSTPVDRIDNVPLKVADLTDDQLKNWFHSDLLTDTIPGMSVDKAYTLLKGKKGSKIIVGVIDSGIDINHEDLKNVIWTNPNEIPGNGIDDDKNGYVDDIHGWNFLGDINHETLEMTRIVRGGDTSNPDYASAKAAFDEKYNEAMSTKTRYEQLLQMLHQSDAAIKKETGKETYTKAEVEAIEAKDESMQQFKGFILQMFSYADSISEIENDLKDGIKHFAGQLNYNLNLEYNGRKILGDNENDLSDAPHGNNNVIGPDLEQSLHGTHVAGIIAAQRNNGVGMNGVAHNVEIMALRAVPDGDEYDKDIALAIRYAADNGAKVINTSFGKDYSPHSQWVRDAIIYAASKDVLIINAAGNDSKDLDKNNVFPNDQLNNGPEIADNFVTVGALNVKYGPSMVARFSNYGKINVDVFAPGVKIWATAPNNEYRFLQGTSMASPAVAGVAALIRSYYPKLTASQVKKVLIQSGLTPNTNVTVGDPQTTKPFAEISKSGTIVNAYNALILAERMAKGK; encoded by the coding sequence ATGTACTTAAGAAAACCCCTCTATGCTGTAGCATCAGCATTGGCTCTTTACGGATGTGGATCAACCTCTATTGTATCCACTCCGGTAGATCGTATTGATAATGTGCCACTAAAAGTGGCTGACCTAACTGATGATCAATTAAAAAATTGGTTTCATTCAGATCTTCTTACAGACACTATTCCTGGAATGAGTGTTGACAAGGCCTACACCCTTCTTAAAGGAAAAAAAGGTTCAAAAATTATTGTGGGTGTTATTGATTCTGGAATAGATATCAATCATGAAGATCTTAAAAATGTTATCTGGACAAATCCAAATGAAATTCCTGGCAATGGAATAGATGATGACAAAAATGGATATGTAGATGACATTCACGGGTGGAATTTCCTGGGTGATATCAATCATGAGACATTGGAAATGACCCGCATAGTTCGCGGTGGTGATACATCTAACCCAGATTATGCAAGTGCCAAGGCTGCTTTTGACGAAAAGTATAATGAAGCGATGAGCACCAAAACCCGTTATGAGCAACTATTGCAAATGTTACATCAATCTGATGCTGCTATTAAAAAAGAAACTGGTAAAGAAACCTATACAAAAGCTGAAGTTGAAGCTATTGAAGCTAAAGATGAGAGTATGCAGCAATTTAAAGGGTTCATTTTACAAATGTTCTCATATGCTGATAGTATTTCAGAAATTGAAAATGACCTTAAAGATGGTATCAAACACTTTGCAGGCCAACTTAATTACAATCTAAATCTAGAATACAATGGTCGTAAGATTTTAGGAGATAATGAGAATGATCTTAGTGATGCTCCTCATGGAAACAACAATGTAATAGGCCCAGATTTGGAGCAATCTTTACACGGTACTCACGTGGCAGGTATCATTGCAGCACAACGAAATAATGGTGTTGGTATGAATGGTGTAGCACACAATGTTGAGATTATGGCTTTAAGGGCTGTTCCTGATGGTGATGAATATGATAAAGATATTGCATTAGCTATACGCTACGCGGCTGATAATGGAGCAAAAGTTATCAATACTAGCTTTGGAAAAGACTACTCACCTCATTCTCAATGGGTACGTGATGCTATTATTTATGCCGCATCTAAAGATGTATTGATTATAAACGCCGCTGGAAATGATTCTAAGGATCTTGACAAAAACAATGTATTTCCTAATGACCAATTAAACAACGGACCAGAAATCGCTGATAACTTTGTAACTGTTGGGGCTTTAAATGTAAAGTATGGCCCTTCAATGGTTGCTCGATTTTCTAACTATGGAAAAATCAATGTTGACGTATTTGCTCCGGGTGTAAAAATTTGGGCTACTGCACCTAACAACGAATATCGATTCCTTCAGGGAACATCTATGGCCTCTCCTGCAGTGGCAGGTGTAGCAGCACTTATTCGTTCATACTATCCTAAGCTTACAGCTTCTCAAGTAAAAAAAGTACTTATTCAGTCAGGGCTAACTCCTAACACTAATGTAACTGTTGGAGATCCTCAGACAACTAAGCCTTTTGCTGAAATTTCAAAATCTGGGACTATTGTAAATGCTTACAATGCCCTAATTTTAGCAGAGCGCATGGCTAAAGGAAAATAA